Proteins encoded within one genomic window of Gambusia affinis linkage group LG09, SWU_Gaff_1.0, whole genome shotgun sequence:
- the LOC122836670 gene encoding thioredoxin-related transmembrane protein 2-B-like → MGLITGVLAFLYHLPQIYKWLLKPYYIVSFLLTVAFLVVRKAPGLCEHLATDREDGNSCDFDWREVEILMFLSAIVMMKNRRAITLEQHIGNLFMFSKVANAILFFRLDIRLGILYLALCVAFVMTCKPPLYMGPEYIKYFSDKTIDEELQKDGRVTWIVEFYANWSSDCQSFAPIFANLSLKYNCAGLRFGKVDIGRYGEVSQRYKVSTSPLAKQLPSLLLFQGGREVMRRPMVDNKGRAVSWTFNEENIIREFNLNELFQKSKKLNKKQNGFQTEDGSEELQQETEVEQSTESKKDQ, encoded by the exons ATGGGGTTAATCACAGGAGTGCTTGCCTTCTTGTATCATCTACCGCAGATTTACAAATGGCTGCTGAAACCTTACTACATCGTGTCGTTCCTTTTAACCGTCGCTTTCTTAGTGGTCAGGAAGGCTCCAGGACTGTGTGAACACCTGGCGACCGACCGGGAGGACGGCAACTCCTGCGACTTCGACTGG AGAGAAGTGGAGATACTCATGTTTCTGAGTGCGATTGTGATGATGAAGAATAGAAGAGCCA TAACACTGGAGCAGCACATAGGCAACTTGTTCATGTTCAGCAAAGTGGCCAATGCGATCCTCTTCTTCAGGCTGGACATTCGGCTTGGCATTCTCTACCTTGCACTGTGTGTAG CATTTGTCATGACATGCAAGCCTCCTCTCTACATGGGCCCAGAGTACATAAAGTACTTCAGTGACAAAACCATAGAT gaggagctgcagaaggaCGGTCGAGTCACTTGGATTGTTGAGTTTTACGCCAACTGGTCGTCTGACTGCCAGTCCTTTGCTCCCATCTTTGCCAATCTTTCTCTTAA ATACAACTGCGCTGGACTCAGGTTTGGAAAGGTGGACATTGGTCGCTATGGAGAGGTTTCACAAAG gtaCAAGGTGAGCACATCTCCTCTGGCTAAGCAGCTGCCATCACTGCTGCTTTTTCAAGGAGGACGGGAAGTTATGAGACGTCCAATGGTGGACAACAAAGGGAGAGCTGTGTCTTGGACCTTTAATGAG GAGAATATTATTCGAGAGTTCAACCTGAATGAGCTTTTCCAAAAGTCCAAGAAGCTGAACAAGAAGCAGAACGGTTTTCAGACAGAAGATGGCAGCGAAGAGCTTCAGCAGGAAACCGAAGTGGAACAGtcaacagaaagcaaaaaagacCAATGA
- the si:dkey-6i22.5 gene encoding polyamine-modulated factor 1, translating into MEDQDGSGQNEEEKQKESDSTEKRTDAVATVDEPGFKAAEETAARYSRLKLFDKVIQKSLNKFIEHASFKVFASTFRPLYKKNVKRMEEIHKHFTEMLQKSIQEDIMKLMEEGKFESKFNELDKLEIKAKDNPDPAWRPSGVPEQDICSFLMPYYQKQEAYMKLELKRIQAENAALAERVRAGREGIAQTEHRISTGVDEWKATVTEFERLASSFCPAHIFDE; encoded by the exons ATGGAGGACCAGGATGGTTCTGgacaaaatgaagaagaaaagcaaaaagaaagcgACTCCACCGAAAAGCGGACTGATGCGGTGGCCACAGTAGACGAACCTGGCTTTAAAGCGGCGGAGGAGACGGCTGCTCGGTACAGCCGGCTGAAGCTGTTCGATAAAGTGATTCAGAAGAGCCTGAACAAGTTCATAGAGCATGCCAG ttttaaggtTTTTGCCAGCACGTTTCGCCCACTGTACAAGAAGAACGTTAAAAGGATGGAGGAAATACATAAGCATTTTACGGAGATGCTGCAGAAATCCATACAG GAGGACATCATGAAACTAATGGAGGAAGGCAAGTTTGAGTCCAAATTTAATGAACTGGACAAGCTGGAAATCAAGGCCAAGGACAATCCAGACCCTGCATG GCGGCCCAGTGGAGTTCCTGAGCAGGACATCTGCAGCTTTTTGATGCCATACTATCAGAAGCAAGAGGCCTACATGAAGCTGGAGCTGAAAAGGATTCAAGCAGAGAACGCTGCGCTGGCAGAGAGGGTTCGAGCGGGGAGAGAAGGCATTGCTCAAACTGAGCATCGGATTTCTACAGGCGTAGATGAGTGGAAG GCCACAGTGACTGAATTTGAAAGATTGGCTTCTTCCTTTTGCCCTGCTCATATATTCGATGAATGa
- the med19a gene encoding mediator of RNA polymerase II transcription subunit 19-A isoform X1, whose amino-acid sequence MTEMFSTLFGQNEAQGPPGSSSLGFGPGKPPPPIPQNQVSMAAQMPPQLVDEGPALRKSGAMNEPFYLLRELPVGNELTGNTNLITHYNLEHAYNKFCGKKVKEKLSNFLPELPGMIDCPGTQDGSSLRSLIDKPPVCGNSFSPLTGASLTGFRLHTGPLPEQYRLMHIQPPKKKSKHKHKHHRPQDPLPQETPSDTDPKKKKKKRDDDPDRKKKKKDKKKKKNRHSPDHPGLAGSQPSSNSLR is encoded by the exons atgactgaaatgttttctactcTGTTCGGGCAAAATGAAGCTCAGGGACCTCCCGGGTCTTCGTCTTTAGGTTTTGGACCAGGAAAGCCACCGCCACCTATCCCGCAGAACCAAGTCTCCATGGCGGCGCAGATGCCACCACAGCTCGTGGATGAAGGGCCTGCCCTGCGAAAGTCCGGAGCCATGAACGAACCTTTCTATTTACTGCGAGAGCTTCCTG ttggaAACGAATTGACGGGCAACACCAACCTTATCACACACTACAACCTGGAACATGCATACAACAAGTTCTGTGGGAAGAAGGTGAAGGAGAAGCTGAGCAACTTTCTGCCAGAGTTACCAG GTATGATCGACTGTCCGGGCACTCAGGACGGCAGCTCGTTACGCTCTCTGATCGATAAGCCTCCAGTGTGTGGGAACTCCTTCAGCCCGCTGACCGGTGCTTCACTCACAGGATTCAGACTACACACAGGACCG CTCCCAGAACAGTACAGACTGATGCACATACAGCCTCCAAAGAAGAAGAGCAAGCATAAACACAAGCACCATCGACCACAGGACCCATTACCACAAG AAACTCCCTCAGACACTGATcctaagaaaaagaagaaaaagagggacGATGACCCAGAtcgaaagaaaaagaagaaagacaagaaaaagaagaag AACCGCCACAGCCCAGACCACCCCGGCCTCGCTGGATCGCAGCCCAGCAGCAACAGCCTCAGATAG
- the med19a gene encoding mediator of RNA polymerase II transcription subunit 19-A isoform X2, whose protein sequence is MAAQMPPQLVDEGPALRKSGAMNEPFYLLRELPVGNELTGNTNLITHYNLEHAYNKFCGKKVKEKLSNFLPELPGMIDCPGTQDGSSLRSLIDKPPVCGNSFSPLTGASLTGFRLHTGPLPEQYRLMHIQPPKKKSKHKHKHHRPQDPLPQETPSDTDPKKKKKKRDDDPDRKKKKKDKKKKKNRHSPDHPGLAGSQPSSNSLR, encoded by the exons ATGGCGGCGCAGATGCCACCACAGCTCGTGGATGAAGGGCCTGCCCTGCGAAAGTCCGGAGCCATGAACGAACCTTTCTATTTACTGCGAGAGCTTCCTG ttggaAACGAATTGACGGGCAACACCAACCTTATCACACACTACAACCTGGAACATGCATACAACAAGTTCTGTGGGAAGAAGGTGAAGGAGAAGCTGAGCAACTTTCTGCCAGAGTTACCAG GTATGATCGACTGTCCGGGCACTCAGGACGGCAGCTCGTTACGCTCTCTGATCGATAAGCCTCCAGTGTGTGGGAACTCCTTCAGCCCGCTGACCGGTGCTTCACTCACAGGATTCAGACTACACACAGGACCG CTCCCAGAACAGTACAGACTGATGCACATACAGCCTCCAAAGAAGAAGAGCAAGCATAAACACAAGCACCATCGACCACAGGACCCATTACCACAAG AAACTCCCTCAGACACTGATcctaagaaaaagaagaaaaagagggacGATGACCCAGAtcgaaagaaaaagaagaaagacaagaaaaagaagaag AACCGCCACAGCCCAGACCACCCCGGCCTCGCTGGATCGCAGCCCAGCAGCAACAGCCTCAGATAG